A window of Blautia argi genomic DNA:
AAGATGGAGTTTGGAAACCCTGCCCTTTTTGCCGGAAGAATTTAAGTATGAGGTGATTCCTTCTGTAAAGAAACAGTTTGACATTGTCAGCGGACTTTTGAACCGCAAAGATGTAGAAACCATTTATGTATGCACGGACTCCGGGCGGGAGGGAGAATATATTTACCGTTTGGTTGCCATGATGTCCGGGGTAAAGGATAAGGTGCAAAAAAGAGTGTGGATTGATTCCCAGACTGAGGAGGAAATTATCCGTGGTATCCGGGAGGCAAAGGAGCTTTCTGCATATGATAATCTCTCTGCGTCTGCCTATCTGCGCGCCAAGGAGGATTATTTAATGGGAATTAATTTTTCCAGACTCCTTTCTCTGAAATACGGCAATGCCGTTTCCAATTATCTGGGCAGTCGTTATCAGCCCATTTCTGTGGGAAGGGTAATGACTTGCGTTCTCGGTATGGTTGTCCGCAGAGAGCGAGAAATTCGGGACTTTGTGAAAACACCTTTTTATCGTGTGCTGGGGAAATTTGAACTGCAAAAACATTTTTTTGAAGGCGAATGGAGAGCTGTGGAGGGCAGCCGTTATTTTCAATCTCCTTTGTTATACAAGGAAAACGGATTTAAGGAAAAAGAAACTGCCCGGGAATTTAAAGAACTACTTTCCCAAAATCCGCCCCTCCAGGCTGTGGTGGAGAAAATAGAGCGAAAAAAAGAGAATAAAAATCCTCCTCTTCTTTTTAATCTGGCAGAACTGCAGAATGAGTGTTCCAGGCTGTTTAAATTAAGTCCTGATGAAACCCTGAAAATTGTACAAGAGTTATATGAGAAAAAGCTGGTGACCTATCCAAGAACTGATGCCCGTGTGCTTTCTACGGCGGTGGCAAAGGAAATTCAGAAAAACATAGGAGGATTACGCAGCTATATACATGCAGGGAGTTATGTAGATGAAATTCTGACAGCACAGAGATATAAAAATTTGGAAAAAACCAGATATGTTAATGACAAACAGATTACCGATCACTATGCCATTATTCCAACCGGACAGGGGTTGAGTGCGTTAAGAAGCGTTTCTCAACAGGCAGAAAAAGTATATGAAGTGATTGTGCGCCGGTTTTTGAGTATTTTTTATCCTTCTGCTGTTTATCAGAAAGTCAGCCTGGTTTCTGTTATAGAAAAGGAACGGTTGTTTTCCTCTTTTAAAGTTCTGATATCCGAAGGATATTTAAAGGTGACCGGCTATTCCTTTGGAAAAAAGAAGGAAGACGAAACTTCAGAGGAGGAAACAAAAGACGGAGTATTTCTGGAAATGCTACAGAATGTGAAAAAAGGAAGTATACTTCCGGTGAAGGAATTCCTTATAAAAGAAGGGGAAACTTCGCCACCCAAGCGTTATACTTCCGGTTCTATGATTCTGGCTATGGAAAATGCCGGACAGCTCATTGAAGACGAGGAGCTGCGGGCGCAGATTAAGGGCAGCGGTATCGGAACCAGTGCGACCAGAGCGGAGATTCTGAAAAAGCTGGTGACGATTAAGTATTTGACTTTGAATAAAAAGACACAGGTCATTACCCCGACTCTGTTGGGAGAGATGATTTTTGATGTGGTAAATGCATCTA
This region includes:
- a CDS encoding DNA topoisomerase; protein product: MSKSLFIAEKPSVAQEFARALKLNSARRDGYLEGENTIVTWCVGHLVTMSYPEAYDPALKRWSLETLPFLPEEFKYEVIPSVKKQFDIVSGLLNRKDVETIYVCTDSGREGEYIYRLVAMMSGVKDKVQKRVWIDSQTEEEIIRGIREAKELSAYDNLSASAYLRAKEDYLMGINFSRLLSLKYGNAVSNYLGSRYQPISVGRVMTCVLGMVVRREREIRDFVKTPFYRVLGKFELQKHFFEGEWRAVEGSRYFQSPLLYKENGFKEKETAREFKELLSQNPPLQAVVEKIERKKENKNPPLLFNLAELQNECSRLFKLSPDETLKIVQELYEKKLVTYPRTDARVLSTAVAKEIQKNIGGLRSYIHAGSYVDEILTAQRYKNLEKTRYVNDKQITDHYAIIPTGQGLSALRSVSQQAEKVYEVIVRRFLSIFYPSAVYQKVSLVSVIEKERLFSSFKVLISEGYLKVTGYSFGKKKEDETSEEETKDGVFLEMLQNVKKGSILPVKEFLIKEGETSPPKRYTSGSMILAMENAGQLIEDEELRAQIKGSGIGTSATRAEILKKLVTIKYLTLNKKTQVITPTLLGEMIFDVVNASIRSLLSPELTASWEKGLTYVAEGSITSEEYMQKLERFIRSWTQGVMGLRNQLMLKQYFDAAAVYYQKSKNSKTGAKTAGKSTKK